The genomic DNA ATTTTGAACACCATCTCTGAAGTTATCTTTATAAACAAAGTCTTTTCCCGTATTATACGGAGGATCAATATAAATCATCTTAATCTTCCCATTATACGATTTTTGTAAAAGCTTCAATACCTCCAAGTTATCTCCCTCTATGTATAAATTCTCTGTTGAATCAAAGCCTTTACTTTTCTCAGGGTCTGGTCTTAAAGTCCCTTTCGATGGTTTTTGTGCTCCCAAAATCGTTTGTTTCTTCCCATGCCAAGTGAACTGATAGCGTTCACTCTTGTCCTCTACGGCTTCTCCTAGTACGGTCTTTAACTGATCAAAGTCGATTTTATCTCCATCTGTTAACACCTCTGGAAATAATTCTTTTAACCGTTCAAGATTTCTCTTAGTAAGATCTGTGGATTCCCCACTCAGTTTATTGTCCATGAAGCTATTACTCCCTTTCCATTAATGCCCGTTTTACACTTTTAAGCTTATTTGCCTCAACCTGCAAGGCAATTCGTTTATTCATTTATTTTTCCCGCTTGGCTTGAGCAACTACCGATATGTTCTAAGGGTATCTTCTTTTTCATGTTTTTAACAACAATATATATAATGCACCCCGTATATTCCTTAAAGATATGATAGCTGGAGGAGCATCTTCTATTTTACCATTTCATTAAAGCCTGTTAACCATTGATATTTATCCCATTCTGACTTACGGTATCTTCACTTTATAGACCAACTAAAAACGGTTCTAATTCATGGATTAAATCATTCTTTCTCCCATAGAAGGATTGAAATGTTTGTGTTAGTTCATCATTCTTATTTTAGCTGAATTTTAACAGATAAATCTATTTTGTAGAATTCGTATGAAGCAATCATGGGAGTTGTGAAGACTAATGGCACCGAGTCCTTACACCTCACTTCAATTCTTTTTATAAAACAAAAAAACTGAACAGAATGAACCAAGAAGTGGGTTCAAATCTGTTCAGTTTATGCCCAAAAGATGTAACATTACTTTGAATTATCTACTATTAAAAAGCGTATTTCCTTTCTTTTGTTTGGACAGATACCCATTTCATTGTTGTAAATTCATCGACTACCCATGGGTTTCCAAAGCGACCCATTCCACTTGATTTGTTACCACCGAATGGAATATTGGGTGCATCATTGACGGTTTGATCGTTAATATGTGTCATTCCTGCATCTATCTGAAGGGCATACTGTTCCCCTTTTACAAGATCACTTGTAAATATAGCCGAGCTTAAACCGGCTTGAGTATCATTTGCCATTTCAATCGCTTCTTCATCGCTTTCAGCTTTAATAATGAGTGCAATCGGTCCAAATAATTCTTTCTGAGCTAGTTCCCCATCATTCTTTACGTCTATAAAAATAGAAGGTGTTAGTACATTACCTTCACGTCTTCCTTCAAGGGCTACGGTTACTCCTTCTTTTTTCGCTTCCTCTATGTAACCTAGCGCTTTTTCGAGCTGACGTTCATTAATAAGTGGTCCAATGATTGTACTTGGATCCAGCGGATTACCTGTAGTCAATTCTTTTGTTCGCTCTACAAATTTTGAAACAAAAGATTCATACTGGTCTTTATGCACAATAATCCGGTTAATAATCATACAAATTTGTCCTTGATGAATGTATTTCCCAAATATCGCTGCATTAACGGCCTGGTCCACGTTGGCATCAGATAACACAACAAATGGACTGTTACCACCTAGTTCAAGTGCCACCCGTTTTAAATTTCGGCCAGCAATTCCACCAATATGACGCCCCACTGCTGTTGAACCCGTAAAGCTAATTAATTGTGGAATGGGATGAGTCAACATATCGTCACCCATCTCCTCAACATCTGTTAATAGCATATTAAAAACTCCAGCAGGAAGTCCCGCTTGTTCAAATGCTTTTGCTAGTACAACACCACCGACTAGACCGACTTGAATATCCGGTTTATGAACTACCGCATTACCAAGGACAATTGCTGGTACGATTGTTCTCATTGATAAGTTCATTGGGAAATTAAATGGTGAAATAGATAAAATGACACCCAAAGGTAATCGATAAATACGATTTACTTTTCCTTCTACACCAGTGGAGACTTCACGTACAGCACATGCTTCATCAGTATAATGAAGGGCTTCTTCCATTACTTCAATTGTAAGATGAAGTTCAACATTCGCTTTTAAAAGGGTTCCCCCTGTTTCACGACTGATGAGCTGAACAATCTCTTCTCGATTTTCTTTTAAGTAAGCAATTGCTTTTTCTACAACTGCTTTTCTCTCTTCCACATTTGATTTTGCCCATTCTTTTTGCGCTGCAGCAGCGGTTTCAAATGCTTGTTCCATCTGTTCTTTAGATGCAATATTCACTTCAGCAATAACCGAGTTGTCATACGGGTTCAAATCTTTATATACACGTCCACTGTCGCCACTCACCCATTCTCCGTTAATATAACTTTTAGTTAACAATTCATACTGTTGCATAGCTTTTCTCCCTCCGTATACATTTCATTGTAATCCTTCCGACCAAGTGCAAAAATAAGCCGACAAGATAAAAATAGGATGTCTTGTCGGCTCCTCACAATCTACGTTTCTGATAATTCTTCTTCAATATCTCTATTTTCATGACTACAACTAGTACAGTGACCATATATTATGCTGCACTTCTCTGAGGATATAAAATCGATTACCTGTTCACATTGTTGACAAACAAGTTGTGTCATTTGGTCATTCCC from Robertmurraya sp. FSL R5-0851 includes the following:
- a CDS encoding aldehyde dehydrogenase family protein; this encodes MQQYELLTKSYINGEWVSGDSGRVYKDLNPYDNSVIAEVNIASKEQMEQAFETAAAAQKEWAKSNVEERKAVVEKAIAYLKENREEIVQLISRETGGTLLKANVELHLTIEVMEEALHYTDEACAVREVSTGVEGKVNRIYRLPLGVILSISPFNFPMNLSMRTIVPAIVLGNAVVHKPDIQVGLVGGVVLAKAFEQAGLPAGVFNMLLTDVEEMGDDMLTHPIPQLISFTGSTAVGRHIGGIAGRNLKRVALELGGNSPFVVLSDANVDQAVNAAIFGKYIHQGQICMIINRIIVHKDQYESFVSKFVERTKELTTGNPLDPSTIIGPLINERQLEKALGYIEEAKKEGVTVALEGRREGNVLTPSIFIDVKNDGELAQKELFGPIALIIKAESDEEAIEMANDTQAGLSSAIFTSDLVKGEQYALQIDAGMTHINDQTVNDAPNIPFGGNKSSGMGRFGNPWVVDEFTTMKWVSVQTKERKYAF
- a CDS encoding GapA-binding peptide SR1P, with translation MTQLVCQQCEQVIDFISSEKCSIIYGHCTSCSHENRDIEEELSET